The sequence TCTTCTCAGATCCAAAGCCAAGAGACCCCGAAAAGGCTTTGTCATGGCTTTCAACAAAACTTCCCGTGGTGTAGATCTATGCCTTGGAGACCTCCAACACCTATAGAAATCTACCAGTTATTGCCACAAACGAATTGCGGTAAATGTGGAGAGCCAAACTGCATGGCTTTTGCTGTTAAGCTAATAAACTTCGACACCACGTTAGAGCAGTGTCCACCTCTCATAGAAGATAAAAGCTATGCTAAGAATCTTGAGAAGCTAAAGGCTCTTCTCTCACCACCTGTAAAAGAAATTGTTTTGAGAAGCCCAAAGAGAGTTGTTAAGATTGGTGGAGAATATGTTTTGTATAGACATGAGCTAAGATATATGAATCCAACTGCAATAGCGATAGACATTGACGATTCTATGGATAGAGATTCGATACTCAAACGAATTGAAGCTATCGAGAAATTTGAATATGAATATGTTGGTAGAAAGCTTAAGCTAGATCTAATAGCAGTTAGGTCTGTTACCAATGATCCAAAGCAATTCGCGAAAACAGTTCAGATAGTAGCTGAAAACTCAACACTGCCACTGATCCTCTGTTCCCTAAATCCAACAGTTATTGAAGCTGGCTTCAATGTTCTTACCCAAGAGCATAGACCTTTGATATATGCAGCAACAAAGGATAATTGGAGGGAGATGGCGGAGTTGGCAAAGAGATATGAAGCTCCACTTGCTATTGCATCTCCAGGTGATTTAGACATGTTAGTATCTTTAGCTAAAACACTTAGTGAGGGATTTGGAATAAGTGATCTAGCTCTAGACCCAGGAACGCTCATAGGTGTTAATGGACTTGCATACACGGTCAAGGCATTTACGTGGCTTAGATACAAAGCTGTTTATGATTTGTGGAAATATGCTGGCTATCCCCTTATAGGCACCCCAATATCGGTTTGGTC comes from Ignisphaera sp. and encodes:
- the acsC gene encoding acetyl-CoA decarbonylase/synthase complex subunit gamma; protein product: MPWRPPTPIEIYQLLPQTNCGKCGEPNCMAFAVKLINFDTTLEQCPPLIEDKSYAKNLEKLKALLSPPVKEIVLRSPKRVVKIGGEYVLYRHELRYMNPTAIAIDIDDSMDRDSILKRIEAIEKFEYEYVGRKLKLDLIAVRSVTNDPKQFAKTVQIVAENSTLPLILCSLNPTVIEAGFNVLTQEHRPLIYAATKDNWREMAELAKRYEAPLAIASPGDLDMLVSLAKTLSEGFGISDLALDPGTLIGVNGLAYTVKAFTWLRYKAVYDLWKYAGYPLIGTPISVWSSLEGDVMDKMWWEAILATLLMTRYADLLIMHSIDGWVLLPQVMWRFQLYTDPRKPVAVPSGVREIGKPDEKSPVIVTTNYALTYSIVLSDIEKAKVNAWLVVIDTEGLAVDVSVAARKFTGEKVAEVIKSSELDKKVRHKVLIIPGKAARVSGDVEDATGWKVVVGPVDSSEIGKFIEKMWTENKLKELLSQ